CTATTGGCTTCAATCTACGGGGCATTAAATAGTGGTCCTGACCTTTCACAGGAAGATAAGGACATATTATTATTAACTGCTGACAAATACGAACAGTCCAACGGTGGAGTGGACATGGCGTTCATGATCCACTTGAGAAATGGAAGTTTCGACAATTACACTCCAATTTATCCTGGAGGCATGACACACCCAACACAACCCGCATCCAGTGCAATTGGAGGAGGAAAGATGTTCCTTCACGACAGTCTGTATGATGGAATCGAGGAGGGTATGCAATACGCAAAAGAAATCGTGGAGTATAACACTAACATGACTCCTGATGCAGTAGTTCTTGTTTATGACGAAGGAGTAGACAATATTATTGATTCAGTCCGGCCATTGAAAGTAGACGGTGAGGAGACAAATCTTAGTGCAACAGACATTATCTGTGAAAACGACGCATATAACGGATACGCCGGTAACGAGGGAGTTTCCGGAACAATGTCCAGGTCAGATGCAGTTATGGTACTGGTTAAAGCATTAGCTCAAGCTGCTGCAAACCCTGATAAAAAAGCCACTATGATTCAAGCCGCCTTAAATGAATACTCTAAAGGAAACATTGTAATGCAACCTGAAGGTTCATTTACAAAACTGCTGGCTACAAAAGGAATTGAATCGTTGAGTTAATATTTGAATAATCTTTAAAGAATCTTTATTCTTTAAAGAACTTTTTTTATTTTAAAAAAAATAGTAATAAGAAGATATGGTTATCTTCTATAAGTTTTCATTGATTATTTTTACACATGCATCCCTGATCTCTTCAGCCCTTTCTTCGCTTCGAGATTCAAGGGTGATTCTGACATAGTCCTCTGTACCTGACGGCCTTACAAGCACCCAACTGTCGTCGGCAAATGTCAATCTGACGCCGTCAACTGAATTTACCTCAACGATGTCATCAAAGGCATCAGTCAACAGGTCCTCCATATTCTCCATTACCTTGATTTTGGCCTCTTTTGAACATGTTATCTTTTCACGGACATTTGGATATGAAGGTATCTCATCAAGCAGTTCGGATAGCTTTCCCTTGTTGGAAACAAGTTCGGCCATTCTCAATCCGGACAGTATTCCGTCAGGACACATGCAGAAGTCAGGGTGCAGCCATGTTCCTGAAGGCTCTCCGCCAAAACTTGCATTCTTCTCGATTATGACTTCAGCAACGTTAACATCACCGACAGGAGTTCTGAATACCTTTCCCTTTACGGACTCGTCCATGCACAAGCCAGCGTCAACGGTTGTGACAATGTCTCCGTCGAACTCTTTTGATATCAAAGCCAGTAATGAGTCAAATGGTGAAACATTTCCCTTCTCGTCAACTGTAATCATTCTGTCGGCATCACCGTCATGGGCAATACCCAAGTCCGCGCCAATGGCTACAACTGTTTTCATCAGTGTCTGGAGGTTTTCAGCATTCGGTTCCGGGTTGCGGCCTGGGAAAAATCCGTCCGGCTGGGAGTTTAGGGTTGTCACTTCACAGCCTGCTTTTCTAAATACTAAAGGTGATATTTCGCTTCCGGCGCCTGATGCGCAGTCGATTACGACCTTGAAACCTTCCTTGATGTCAACCATGTTAACCAAATCGTCAACGTATTGGCCCTTGATTTCTTCATTGACGCTTAACCTTCCCACTTTATCCCATGTTGCTGAGGTGTAGGACTTGTTGAAGTATATTTCCTCAATTTCATTTTCCTGTGCGGAGGTGTATGCCATTGCATTCTTGTTCCATAACTTTATCCCGTTATATGGAGACGGGTTGTGTGATGCTGTCAACATTATTCCGGCATCCGCATCAAGCTTTTCAGTAGCATAACCCACCAGCGGTGTTGGAACCATTCCTATTTTGATTACGTCGACTCCGCTTTCAAGCAATCCTGCTGTAATGGCTTGATCAAGCATCTGGTTTGTGGTTCTTGTATCATATCCTATAACGACACGGCCCTCATTTCCAAGGTAATGCGCCAAGGACTTTCCCACATTCAATGCCAATTCACAAGTCACTTCAGAGCCTATCTTTCCTCTTATTCCTGAGGTTCCGAAAAGTTTTTCCGCAGCCATCGAATTCACTCCTATGCTCCGAACTTGTGGGCGTAATTCATTAAGTCCATCATGATGTTCATTACGTCTGATCCTCTGATCCTGTTTAGTCCTCCTTTTGCGCATGCCCTTTCGGAGAATTCGCAAACGTCATCCACTCTCACTTCAGGACCTCTTATAAGAACAGGCACTGGGTCTCCTGAGTGGTTCATGATGGAAATAGGTGTTGAGTGATCAGCTGTAAGGTAAATGTAAACGTCTTCGAGCTTGATAAGTTCGCTCATGACAACTCTATCAACCTTTTCGATGAATTCCTTTTTCTCCATTGTCTGACCGTCGTGGCCAGCCTCATCCGCTCCGTCGATGTTGATTAGGAAGAAGTCATGGTCTGAGTTTTTGACCTGGTCGATTATGGTGTCACGGATATTGTCAAGGTTTGTGTCGATTCCACCGGTCACATCCTCCATTTCTATGATGTCCATTCCGGCGAATCTTCCTATACCCATGATTAAACCTGTTTCTGCAATACATGCTGAGTTGACCTCATACTTTTCGTTTAATGATTCGACAACAGGCACCTCACCGGCTCCACGAGGAATGACAATATTTGCAGGAGGTTTTCCTTCCTCTATTCTTTTCAGGTTTACCGGATGGTCCTTAACCATCTCATAGGTTTTCACGACCAGTTTGTTTAGGATGTCTGCGGTCTTTGCAGCTTCCGGTGTGTCGTCAAGTGCCTTTACCTCTTTTGGCTTGTTTCCTTCGACTTTTGGGTCTGCGTCGCTGACCTTATCGGACAGGCCTTCTCCCCTGAGAACCAAAACTGCCCTGTGACCGGTTGATTCCTTGAATATGATTTTGATGTCAGGATAGTCCTCAAGAACCATCTTGTTCAGTTCGGCAACAATCTCATCGGTTCCTTCCTTGATTCTTCCGGCACGTCTGTCTGTGACTATAAGGTCCTCATCTGCAGTTGAGAAGTTGCATCTGAATGCGATGTCACCTGGCAGAACTTCGACTCCAACACCATTCGCCTCGAATGGTCCCCTGCCAGTGTATACCTCATATGGATTGTATCCCAATATTGATAAGTGTGCTGTGTCACTTCCAGGAATTATTCCGGGTGCGATTGAATCCATAATACCAGTAATTCCTTCTTCAGCCATCTTATCCATATTTGGAGTGTTGGCAGCTTCCAAAGGAGTTTTATTTCCTAATTCTTTAATTGGACGGTCACCCATTCCATCCATGATTAAAATAAGACCTTTCATATTATCACCTTTAATAAATTATACTATTATAGATTTTATTTTTAATAGTTAAAATAATTTATTTAAAAAAAAATCATGCAGGGCATCAACGAAAAACTGGAAAGAATTTTGATGCAATATCCTTAAAGGAACAGATGATTAAATTAATGGTTGATATCAAATTATGAAAAATTAATTATTCTGTATTCAAGCATATTAAACATGTATGGTGAAAAAAAGTAATCTCGATTAAGGCATATAGATGAATCGCTGAAAAAATATAAATTTATGAAAAATATGATTCAATCAGTCTAACCTAAGAGTCGAAAAATGCCCCAAAATCAGATAAGCAGGATTCCAACTATTGCCCCGACAATTGTTGCTACTAGATTCACATGCTCATTTGTTATAATATGGCGATTTTCAAACAACGCACCAAGGATACTGTCCATAAAGCAACCGACGGTTCCGGATATTACTGAAACGAAAATTGCTGACAATGGATTTGCAACAATTCCCAAAAAGAATGCCGCAATACCTATGATTGCCGCACCGACGATACCTACAGCTGTTCCGAGTGTTGAAACTGCACCATTGGTTCCCGGATCCACATTCTGGAATGTTGTTATAAGTCTAGGGTGGGGATCCAATACACCAATTTCAGATGCCAATG
Above is a genomic segment from Methanobrevibacter thaueri containing:
- a CDS encoding 2,3-bisphosphoglycerate-independent phosphoglycerate mutase, whose protein sequence is MKGLILIMDGMGDRPIKELGNKTPLEAANTPNMDKMAEEGITGIMDSIAPGIIPGSDTAHLSILGYNPYEVYTGRGPFEANGVGVEVLPGDIAFRCNFSTADEDLIVTDRRAGRIKEGTDEIVAELNKMVLEDYPDIKIIFKESTGHRAVLVLRGEGLSDKVSDADPKVEGNKPKEVKALDDTPEAAKTADILNKLVVKTYEMVKDHPVNLKRIEEGKPPANIVIPRGAGEVPVVESLNEKYEVNSACIAETGLIMGIGRFAGMDIIEMEDVTGGIDTNLDNIRDTIIDQVKNSDHDFFLINIDGADEAGHDGQTMEKKEFIEKVDRVVMSELIKLEDVYIYLTADHSTPISIMNHSGDPVPVLIRGPEVRVDDVCEFSERACAKGGLNRIRGSDVMNIMMDLMNYAHKFGA
- a CDS encoding DUF4012 domain-containing protein → MKRKKKLIIAILLVILVGLLASIYGALNSGPDLSQEDKDILLLTADKYEQSNGGVDMAFMIHLRNGSFDNYTPIYPGGMTHPTQPASSAIGGGKMFLHDSLYDGIEEGMQYAKEIVEYNTNMTPDAVVLVYDEGVDNIIDSVRPLKVDGEETNLSATDIICENDAYNGYAGNEGVSGTMSRSDAVMVLVKALAQAAANPDKKATMIQAALNEYSKGNIVMQPEGSFTKLLATKGIESLS
- the glmM gene encoding phosphoglucosamine mutase, with the translated sequence MAAEKLFGTSGIRGKIGSEVTCELALNVGKSLAHYLGNEGRVVIGYDTRTTNQMLDQAITAGLLESGVDVIKIGMVPTPLVGYATEKLDADAGIMLTASHNPSPYNGIKLWNKNAMAYTSAQENEIEEIYFNKSYTSATWDKVGRLSVNEEIKGQYVDDLVNMVDIKEGFKVVIDCASGAGSEISPLVFRKAGCEVTTLNSQPDGFFPGRNPEPNAENLQTLMKTVVAIGADLGIAHDGDADRMITVDEKGNVSPFDSLLALISKEFDGDIVTTVDAGLCMDESVKGKVFRTPVGDVNVAEVIIEKNASFGGEPSGTWLHPDFCMCPDGILSGLRMAELVSNKGKLSELLDEIPSYPNVREKITCSKEAKIKVMENMEDLLTDAFDDIVEVNSVDGVRLTFADDSWVLVRPSGTEDYVRITLESRSEERAEEIRDACVKIINENL